TCAATGGCGAGGGAGGTCGATTGCCGGAAGAGAACCGTATCGAGTACCTCTTCGACCAGGCAGAAACCGTGGCGACCATTTGGATGGGTGTCACCATGACCTGCGCGCGCTGTCACGATCACAAGTATGATCCGATTACCCAACGTGAGTATTATCAGCTCATTGCCTTTTTCAATAAAACAGAGGTGACGGGTGCAGGCCAGAATCCCAACACGCCACCTGTGTTAGATTTTAGGACTGAAGCGCATGATCTTACCCTCGAGCAGCTGCAGGCGACTTTGGGGGAGATATCTCGTATCGCCGATGAAATGGAACTGGAGATATTTCCACGACCAGCCGGAGAGCCGGCCAGCAAGTCTGAAACGATTCTGGGCCTCGAGAATGGTCGCTGGGCATCTATCGTCGAACCACCGGCTGTTAAACGCCGCCCTAAAGAGTTTCGCAATATGTTGAGATTCTTTGGTGACGCGTATCCGGAATACGCCAAATTGATCGATCTCTGGTGGGATGCCTACGATACCAAAGAGCGATACACCGAGCGAAGGCCGATAGTTATGGTGATGGAGGATTCGGTGGAGCGTGACACTTTTATTCTTAATCGTGGTATCTATAATGATCCAACTGACCAGAAAGTGCAAGCGGGCTTCCCGGCGATTATGAATGGAGGTGTAAGTGACGCTGGTGACTATAATCGCCTGGATCTTGCTACCTGGCTGTTTTCGGATGACCATCCATTAACCGCGCGAGTGACGGTGAACCGCTACTGGCAATACATTTTTGGGCAAGGGCTTTTGAAGCAGGTCGAGAACTTTGGAGTTCAATCGGTGCCTCCCAAATATGAAGCCCTGATTGATTGGTTGGCTGTAGACTTTCGCGAAAGTGGTTGGGATTTGAAAGCGACGTTGAAAAAAATCGTCATGAGTGCCACCTATCAGCAGTCTTCAAAATCATCAGCGGAGGCCAATGAGAGGGATCCGGATAATTCGCTATTAGCGCGAGGACCGCGTTTTCGTTTACCGTCCTGGATGATACGGGACCAAGCCCTTTATGTGAGTGGAATTATGGTTGAAAAGTTGGGAGGCCCTGCAGTGCAGCCCTATCAGCCGGATGGCATCTGGGAAGAAGCTTCTTTCGGCACCTCAAGGTACGTTCCTGATCGTGGAGAGGGTTTGTACCGAAGGAGCGTATACACGTTTTGGAAACGAATTGTTGGTCCAACTCTTTTTTTCGACAGTGCTCCCCGGCAAGTGTGTGAGGTGAAGGTGCAGCGGACCAACACACCTCTCCACGCCTTGAGCACGCTAAACGATGTGACCTATGCTGAAGCGGCTCGCAAATTTGCGGAGCGGATACTTG
The genomic region above belongs to Verrucomicrobiota bacterium and contains:
- a CDS encoding PSD1 and planctomycete cytochrome C domain-containing protein codes for the protein MSQLLIKSISCPSLILLLGMSGATELQAKVSFNHDIRPLMSDICFQCHGPDANAREADLRLDIRSEAIADRDGSVVIVPEDPEESLLIYMINAEDEEDVMPPVDHPRSLTDQEKQLFHDWIAEGAEYEEHWAYVPPVRKELPQVKTSSWVKNPIDHFILAKLEEEGLQPSSLADKETLLRRVTLDLTGLPPGVEEIDAFLKDTSSNAYEKVVDRLLASPRYGERMVWDWLEAARYSDSNGYQNDPERGMWPWRDWAVKAFNDNMPYNQFSIEQIAGDLLPNATREQKLATAFLRNHMINGEGGRLPEENRIEYLFDQAETVATIWMGVTMTCARCHDHKYDPITQREYYQLIAFFNKTEVTGAGQNPNTPPVLDFRTEAHDLTLEQLQATLGEISRIADEMELEIFPRPAGEPASKSETILGLENGRWASIVEPPAVKRRPKEFRNMLRFFGDAYPEYAKLIDLWWDAYDTKERYTERRPIVMVMEDSVERDTFILNRGIYNDPTDQKVQAGFPAIMNGGVSDAGDYNRLDLATWLFSDDHPLTARVTVNRYWQYIFGQGLLKQVENFGVQSVPPKYEALIDWLAVDFRESGWDLKATLKKIVMSATYQQSSKSSAEANERDPDNSLLARGPRFRLPSWMIRDQALYVSGIMVEKLGGPAVQPYQPDGIWEEASFGTSRYVPDRGEGLYRRSVYTFWKRIVGPTLFFDSAPRQVCEVKVQRTNTPLHALSTLNDVTYAEAARKFAERILGDSETSENKRLKDAFRMVTSRWPKEAEFLSLQRALENYKRHFSQNQDKAIQLVSVGEAPRDKNLDSVEHAAWSTLCLMLLNLDETLTKE